The sequence cgtgtccagggACGTGACAAAGTttaattttatgtaaatataaagcgCCTTGGTGCAGTGACTAGCAGGTGGGGTGAAGACAGTAGAACACACGTGTGATCTTTTGCATAAAGGGGTGTGGTATCTTAGTGGTCACGGTGTtgaactactgatcagaaggttgtgagtttgaatcccaggtccaccaagctgccactgctgggcccctgagcaaggcccttcactgcccagttgtataaaaaatgaaataaaattgtaagTCGGTCCGGATGAGGGCGtctaccagaaatgtaaatgtaaagagcaagaaaactgattttaaATTGTAGTTGCACTACCTGATGATAAACactgttgctatggcaaccagGAGTAGAAAAGTCAACCGTCTTCATAGTAGCATCTGGCGGTGATGAAATCaccgtgtgtgtgcatgcggcATTAATCAATCAAAGATCAATAAGTGTATACAGGCATTTCAGCTGATTTTCTGCATGAGTTAGGGGTTTCTCtcatgttcctgtgtgttcagGTAAAGGGCAGTGGCTAGCAAGACAGATACAGTCCCTGCAGAAGGAACACGTTGGTGTGAATACTTCAGAATATTTCTCtgatgatgagagtgatgagtCTTTTCACACATCTCTGGATGGCAGCGTGTTTTTTACGCTTGAAGACATGGAGAGTGATGGTAAAAGTCCtggtttttattgtttttttggttttgtttattgGTATCATTAGCAATGACTTTATAGTTGACTCTGCATGTAATTAGCCTTTACTGCTGCCCCTGACTAGGAAGTGATAGCCCTTCATCAGGGAGGACCTACTGTGATTCACCAGAGGACCTGAGGGGGCGCTCTAACATGAGGCAGCAGGACAGATCCAGGCCTGATCTTTCAGAGGTGAGTTTGAAGCCTTGTGTCAGTTGAAAACTGTGAACTATTcaatactttattttaatattgttgtttttcttttaataaactgTTGTAGGGAAGCAACAGCGATCCTAATCTCAGTCATTCCTTTAAAAAGAGACTGGAAAGCAGGAAGGGCAAGACCCAAAGAGGTAGACCCAGTGCTAGCTAATGTCATTAAATAGCTTGTGAAGGATATTGATCCTGTAATCTCAGTggctgttcttttcttttccatctgCAGCTCTGTTATTTTCTGAGAGTTCTTCCCCTGGAGCATTACTGTCGAATGTGGACAGAGATCATATCAGACTGCTAGATCTATCAGGCAATGAGCTGGACTCTCTCTCATGCTTGATGGATGAGGGTTCTGTCCAACAACAGCTTGAGCATCTACTACGGCTGGATTTGAGCAGCAACAGCTTAGCAGAGTTTCCCAGTGCTCTGTGTCAGGTACCACTGACAAGCGGTGTTCAATATGGGAAAAAATGTTCCAATTAATTCTTCTTAAATGGGAGAATTTTTGTTAGGAGTGTATAGAGAGTTCAGTAATAATCTTTACTTTCTCACAATACATATTTAAGAGTGAACATTGCTTataacattaatttaatatattaattttgTGATCTTGCTACACTAATGAGCTTTACTAACTAACTcagcaaacacaaaaacatgctgCTCATTAATGATAATAACAGAGAACTGCATAATAGGCTAACatccattttgtttatttgttatttgtgtttattattaattgggCATATTAATCCatttaatttagatttttataatttaatttaatgaaacatGCAGTTGGTTAATGTTGTACTTATTTTGATAAGGATTTCATTATATTGTCTCTAATTAGGAGAAGTGTCTAGATTCTTGAATTTCAGCAGGTTCTATAATTGTGTCTTTATGACAAGAATTTCAACACTTTGTAATTGATTCTTTTAGAGCTTGAGGAGCCTCACACGCCTTGATCTTCAAGGCAACCAGTTGCAGTCACTTCCTGCTGGTCTGCTGAGCCTGCCCtcattaaacacactgaatgtGTCACGAAACAGTGTGGGTCCTGAGCTCTGTCTGGATCCACACGTGTGCTGTCCATCACTCCGCCAGCTGAACCTTTCTTTCAACCACATCACTGTTTTCCCTTACAGTCTCAGCCAAGTCATGGAAAATCTAGAAGAACTCTCACTAGAAGGGTATGGAGGAACATGTGGAAGAACATGTTTATTTTAGCTCAACTGAATGTAAAGTGATTGGATTGTTATTCCAGCCATTccattcttctcttctcatgTTTTCCTTGTCCTCAGGAATCAAATCTCAGaactctcccttcctctctgtcttgctGAAATGAAGGTGTTTGATATTTCTAAGAATAAATTAACAGTGATCTCTGATGGTTTATTGTCTGCTTGCACCAAGCTGGAAACATTCAATGCCTCAGTTAACCATCTTAGTGAGTATATTTCATGATAAAACATTTTGAACTTTCTGTAAGTCTGCTTTCTGGTGTTATGTAATATCCATATTTCTGTAGGTTGTTTGTTACACCTTCCTTCTAAGATAACAACGCTGAAATTATCCCAGAACAATTTTGAAAGCGTTCCAGAATCAATTACCAGTCTACCAAAGTAAGTGTTTTTAAATATGTTACATACACTACCGATTTTAATTCCAACTATTAACATTGTCTGGACATGCTCGTATGATCCTGTGCTCAGTTTGCGGTCAGTGGACATGAGGAACAACAGTATCAAGGTTCTGCCCGGTCCAGCCTCCTGGGCCAGTGCTAACTTAAGAGAGCTGATATTCAGCGAAAACCAGATCTCTGTGCTGGACCTCAGAGAACCTGTGTATAAATGGATCCGTCTGGAGAAACTGCATCTGAGTGATAACAGGCTGACTGAGGTGCTGAAGATAcaagtttattttctttttaatgattattttttacacattttgaaTTCTTCATTCCAGAGCCTTTGGATTTGTGATTATGTCTGCTGTGTGTTCTAAGGTTCCTCACATCAGTTAGTCTCTCACTGTCCTTGCGCCCTTGTTGTTAGCTTCCTCCTCAGATCGGGCTGCTGGAGGAGTTGACCTCTCTGGATGTCAGTGGTAACTCTGGTCTGCGCTCTTTTCCTGATGAGATGGGTAAGCTGGTTCGACTGTGGGATTTGCCCTTGGACAGACTGCAGCTGCAACTGGACCTCAAACACATTGGTAACAAGACCAAAGACATTGTCAGGTCAGTCACAGTGGGCATCTTTTCTTTAGCAGACATGTGTGGTGCTGGTCTCCTTGTCCTAAAGACAGTATTTCCACATTAGTGTTTATGTGTACTTAcatgacttacattttatgttCCATGTTTTTGTTCTGCATTTCACAATTGGAACTTTAACTCTAGGCTCTTGTGCCCTGGCCTTGTCTCCTTGCCCCTTCCTCTTGTTTAGGCACTTTCAGCATCGTCTGAAGAAGGCTGTTCCTTATTTCCGGATGAAGCTAATAGTGGTGGGGAATGCAGGCAGTGGGAAGACCACTCTGATCCAGCAGCTAATGAAGCTCAAGCGTTCACAGTTTTACTTTGACCTACACTCCACGAGCATCACCGTCAGAGACTGGACCATCAGAGACCGTGATAGGAAAAACATGCTCCTGAACGTGTGGGACTTCTCAGGTTGGATTCTCAGGTGTAATAAGTCTTATAAACGTTATAAAACCAGAAAGGGTTCAACTGTCTTGTGGTCATGCAGGTGGAGAGGAGTACAGTGGCTTCCATTCTCAATTCATGAGTTCCAGAGCTCTGTATTTAGTGCTATATGACCTGAGTAAAGGAGCCAGTGAGCTGGACACCATCAGACCCTGGCTCTTCAATATCAAAGTGAGTTCACATTTGTGCAATAAATCAAGTTATGTAATAGCATGAcctagatctctctctctctctctctctctctctctcttaatatGCTTCATTCTTCTCCCTCTTTGGCCTCCATAGGCACTCGCCCCTGTCGCCCCTGTGATTCTGGTGGGAACTCATTTGGATGTATGTGATGATGACCTggtacaggagtgtgtgtttaagattcAGGAGGAAGTGTTGTCCCAGCCGCTTTTCCCAACCATCAGAGAGCGTCACATGCTGTGTGCTTGTGAGGAGTCGGATTCTATCAGCAGGCTGCGCAAGGCCATCGCCAGAGAGGCTGGCAGCTTTAAGGTGATTTTCATTTAGATGAAGAAGAACACACAGATATTTTTTGATATTTCACTTTGACATGTGAGAGACTTGCATCCTCTGTACAGATCCAGGGGCAGCCGGTGATGGGGCAGCTGGTCCCAGATTGTTATGTAGAGTTGGAGAGGAGGCTTGTGCAGGAGCGGAGCCGTGTTCCTGTTGAGTTTCCCGTACTCAGACACCAACGCCTCCTGCAGCTCATTGAGGAGAGCCAGCTGCTGCTGGAGGAGGGAGAACTTGCTCATGCTGTTCGCTTCCTCAGTGAGACCGGTGAGAGGACTTTCAGATTTTTCCTGTCTAATTATAATTAACGTATCATGTTGTTCTGTCTTATTGTATTTTGCTGCATGGTCTTATCCAGCTGCAGTATGGATCTACATGAACAggattagttttattttttttgctggacTAATTTAACTTCTTACATACTCAATGTTTGTATGAACAGATTAATGTTAGTTCTAGTCTCCCTTCAGTCCTGAGAAAATAATTCCATAATATTTGTATGCGTATTTCCAGAGGATATGGCATTAAAATAATGTTTGCATCATGGTCAAGGAACAACAAGGTCAATAAAAGGAAGTGAAAAGCTACCAATGATTACATTTACTATTGTATTTGATATTATATTAAGTCATTATttcatgatgatgtgatgttatAAATTTCTGAATCAGTAATACGATCACATCACTCAGTGTTTGACACAGAAATCTGAATTTGAATCTGACCCACATTTCCACTTACATTCATGTTTATCTTTGTGAGTTTTCACAAAATATGTAAAAGATCATCATAAGCAACTGTTACCACCTTAATATAGCTTTATAACTTGTAGTCCTATATACAGAACTAGGGCCTGTGACATTATGTATATGGATTAGATTGCAAAATTCTAGGTTATTAGTTCATCTGTGTTTCTCCTGGTGATTAAATTTTTAAGTTCATATTACGTGCATGCATAGACACTGCttttactgtttgtgtgtgtgtgtgtgtgtgcgtgtgtgaaatCCCAGGTGTGCTCCTGCACTTTGATGACCCTGCTCTACAGCTCAGAGACCTGTATTTCATCAATCCCCAGTGGCTCTGCAACACCATCTCACAGGTTACACAAGAATCCATCTtcaaatatacaaaatacatcAAGTACATCCAACTAGGTAGAGGTTTGatctttgtgttgtgttatttgtttgtAGATGCTGTCTCAGGAGAGCCTATATGAGAGGGGGGTGATGCAGCGCTCAGGTGTGAAGAAATTTCTCAGTGAGAGCCTCTGCTTTCCAAAAGGACACCTCATGCACTACTTCAGGCTGCTGGAGAAGTTTCTAATCGCCTTGCCCTTGGGAGAGGAGCAGCTACTGGTGCACTGCGGGTATCTTCTATTCAAAACACATCCAGAttctttaaatgtgttttataatcCATAACTGCATGACTTATGAATTTAGAATTTCTACATATTGTATTATAATGTAGGTGAGCTGTCCTTGTGTAGGAGTACCAGataaattaaacagaaataaataaagcattataTATGAAAGTAATATTCTACTATGTTTATAGACAATTCTTAACAGCCAGGTCTAAAACTTTTCATGTCAATgactaaaatgaaagaaaataccATTTACAAATATTCTGTATTTAGAACAGATCGCGTCACTTTGtctcactttcttttcttttctttctctacagTTTGTCTGATCACAAGCCGCTGATTGAGATTCCTCACTGTGAGAATTCAGAGATTATTGTGAGGGTCTATGAGATGCCTTATTACCCAATGGGCTTCTGGTCCAGACTGATCAGCCAGCTTCTGGAGGTCTCCACCTTCATGCTCCAGGGTAGAGGTAAGACTGTCAGGCTGATATTCTCTCATCCAAAGTTTTCTAACcagaacagagtggtgttgtttCATAAATCTGAATTTGTTTTAATGTCTTAACTCTAttacttttttctgtttgtttccaGAGAAAGCTTTGAGGCCAAATCGAAATTACTGGAGGACAGGGGTATACCTGAACTGGTCTACTGAGGCATACTACCTAGTGGAAGCCTTTTCAGTAGTGAACAGCCCTGCCAGCTTTGTTAGGATCACCGTGCCTTGCTCCCGTAAAGGTGTGTTAGTAGGAAGAATAAGGAGAGACCTTTAACTGACTCCTGTGCTATAATTCTTTTTCCAACTTTGTTCAtctttgtttttcattcatttgtgttTGATACAGTATTTGGTTTATTTCTCCTACGTCAGAGTTACCCCTCAACAATATATTCACCATTCAGAGATGGTTCATTTGTTGTTGTTCACAGGCTTGGCTTTGAAGTAAGAGCTGGTACAATAGTCTTCCTCAGGGCACAATTATAAGACACACTAATGCAAGAAAGTGATATTCACCTTGCATTTTATTGTGTGATCTGATAAAGAGCAGAGCTTTAACAGAGGTCTAACAAACATTCAGTCTTTCAGTTACAATATTTAGACGTGAAAGGTTAGGTCAGTATTTAAAACTGCTGAACTGGACATAGCTATTTCTTCAAACTTGAAAAGTTCATGTGGTAATCTGTgaggtcattttttttaacaagaatTTACCCCTTTTGAACAAAtcttaataaaacacagaataaaataGCTTTTTAATGTGCACTGCTGAAGTATTCATCTGAGATGAGCTGAGCTGTCTGCTGTCTGTCTAGGTCATGTGTTGTTAGGTCAGGTGGTGGATCATATTGACTCTGTGCTGGAGGAGTGGTTTCCTGGCCTCCTCAACACCGATATACAAGGGGATGGGGAGACGCTGCTGAAGAAATGGGCATTTTACAGCTTTGACGACACGCAGGACTGGAACAAGATGCTGCTGCAGGATCTGCTTAAACACAGCGATAAAAGTATCACCATCATACTCCTCTAAATATCTTTTTTGCATGCATTCAAACCAAACAACTTTAAATGTGTTATCGGTTTCTAGATGGTCTGTTGGTGAACTCAGAGGATCCTCGCTTTACAATCCCCACCTCCCAGATCTGCCCTGACCTCATGCTGAGTGACCAGCCAGCTAGTATCATGTTGGACCCTGAGGAGCTAGAAATGGATCTTTCTAACGAGTACCTGCTTGGTCAGAAGACACCAGTTTCTATTAGCGAATCCTTTACagtttataatcatttctaTGGTATTTGGACAGATTTGTTTGACCACAGCGAGAGGATGTTGGTCACTCTAATGGTGTGCTGTTTTGACTTCAGGAAATGGAGGCTTTGGCTCAGTGTACAGAGCGATATACAAAAATGAAGACGTTGCTATGAAGATTTTCAACAAACATGCATCCGAGCTCTATGTTCATAGATTAGTAAGACAGGTAATCTTTCGGTTAATTGGGCTGCAGTTGTATTTCTTGGGCTTATTTTATAGTACTTCCTACACTGCCACATCTGTCGGTTTTTTTGGTGAAAAAAGGACATTTTATGTAACACAGTCCTCACTTGTAGAGCAGTTAGAAAGTGTTGTGCCTTTTGCAGGAGTTGGCTGTATTAGGCAGACTACACCATCCCAGTCTTGTGGATCTACTAGCTGTAGGAAGCTCCCCCTATGTGCTGGTGATGGAAATGGCTCCATGTGGTTCTCTCGACTCTCTGTTTGAACATGAAAACTGCAGCTTGAATCGCAAACTGCAGCACAGGATCGCACTACAGGTGGCTGATGGGCTCAGGTAGACatacagcacacaccaacatgtcTGTAGGAATGGATGCACTGATTACTGCAAGTTTTTTTAAGGGAATTTATCTGAATACTATTCCAGTTATCATGCTGTGTTCGGCTTGTCTCTGTTCTGATCCAGATATTTGCACTCTTCAATGATAATCTACCGGGACCTGAAACCTCACAATGTGCTGCTGTTTAATCTGAAGACTGACTCGGAGATGATCGCTAAGCTGACTGACTATGGCATCGCTCAGTACTGCTGTAGTATGGGACTCAAGAGCTCTGAAGGCACACCAGGTACCACttcatatgaataaaaaaagaaaaaaacggcTGACAAAAAACCTGAACAACCTTACCAGCTGTATTTGACATTTTACCAGCTTTTAAATGCAGGTTTACATCCAGTCTGGGTGAATAactacactatacagtacattttcTCTGCTTTCATTCAGCAGATATGTGTGTACTAAGAGCAGTATTTAAATATTCTTTCTGCAGTTGTGTTCTGTAGTTGTTGCTGAATTGTTTACTCTGTGGTTCGTTGCAGGGTTCAGAGCACCAGAGGTGGCACGTGGTAACGTGATCTATAATGTTCAGGCAGATGTTTATTCGTTTGGTTTGCTGCTATATGACCTTTTGACCTGTGGTGAGAGAATTTCAGATGGTCTAAAGTTCCCCAGCGAGTTTGATGAAATAGCCGTGCAGGGAAAGTTACTGGGTAAGGCCAGACTTTTTGATTAAAGGAGAGAAGGTTTTCATTTCTAATCTCCAGATCTCCGTGTATAAAATGTGAATCTTGCATCCTTACTTGACAACCATATATATCATTGTCTTTTAGATCCAGTGAAACATTACAGATGTTCTCCCTGGCCCGGGTTTCAGAACCTAATGAAAGAGTGTCTGAGAGAGACCCCAGAGAGCAGACCCACATCTGCACAGGTGATCCACTGAGAATCCTCCCTTACTCAGAGCGTGCTGATGGTCTCTGGGTGTCTATATCACTTCTGCTTGTTTGTTTCGATTTTTTTATAGGTGTTTGACTGTCTGAACTCAGGAAAGATGCTGTGTTTAATTAGTGAGCTGACTCTGCCTGGGCTGTCCTGTGAGTGTTTCACTGTCTCCTGTCCCAGTGGAGGTTTGGGAGGAGGTGTGaatggtggtgctggggctcaTGTGTGGACCGGAGGTGGCAGTAGCAGCCAGAAGCTTGGCTTTGTCACATGTGTAAATGTAGAGACTGAGAAACACTCCACACAGGTAATGAGGATCAGTAATATAGTTAAACTATAGTTACAGTAATCCTGCTTAGCACCACTTTAGTAGCCTATTGCATTCTATCCATCATGTTGGCTAATAACTAAGCATAGCCACAGTTCTATCTAGTAGTTAGTGAGCGTATTTTTTCCTGTAGTTGTAGCTAATCAATGAAGTAACTTCATTACTAATAAAATGACTTCCTATAGGCTACATTAGCATTGTGGTGAAATCAGGTCTAGTGAGTCTTTTGTAATGAAggttgtatgtgtatttgtttgtcaGGAGATTGACCAAAGCCCTGTCCTCTGTCTGGTGACTGTCAAAGTGCCTGGAGAAGTCCACGACTGGTTAGTTGCAGGAACACAGAGTGGCTCACTGGTGGTTCTAGATGCAAGGAACATTAAAGTTTTGCACTGTTTACAGAGAGCGAAGGATGCAGTGACCTCACTCTTCTTCCACACACCATCTCAGCGCAGGTACACAATTACATCTGCTGTCATGGGCTGGGgttttgaatgaaatttttatttcaggtgtcattacagctttatatgtgattttatattttttttcttatcagcTGCTTAAAGAACTACCTTTTAGTGGGAACAGCAGATGGAATGCTTGTCATTTATGAAGACTCAGTTATAAAGGTATTCTGTATTTCACCTGAAGCTCACTTGCTTCCATTCTGTTGAGAAAATACAaacgatgtgtgtgtgattatttcaaCTTAGTTAGAGCCATTTATTTTGTAGCCTTTAACATGTCTGTCATTCTGGTCCTGTACAACCCAGTGTGCTGATGGTGCTCCAGTGAAGCTTGTGCAGGTTGGGAATGTGAACACACCCCTGATGTGTCTGGCTCCATCTGGTCATTATCAGGACCGTACCACTCTGTGGGCAGGCTGTGGCACCAGGGTGCTCTCTCTAACTGTGGACTATGACATCTCTAAGAGTATAGACACCAGGTCCACGTTTTATCAGTTAGTATCCATATAGTTTCCATGATTGcag comes from Hemibagrus wyckioides isolate EC202008001 linkage group LG14, SWU_Hwy_1.0, whole genome shotgun sequence and encodes:
- the lrrk2 gene encoding leucine-rich repeat serine/threonine-protein kinase 2 isoform X3 translates to MVNKEDLEKNLKKLLVRLKNNLEEGQQLGSMLQIIQDLLFLAHADECEELFKDKDVHKPLVLLLSSCCNSKLQQVGWSLLCRLMEICPDTLDKLVPPGQAGKDWEVLGVHQQILNMLTLHQKDLRVVMVGLRALALLLRSDELMLLVLEEDMDVFELVVEAMKAFPHSEELQFQGCSALSMLLQRVPEEHQVEFMEKKDHAVVLNVLQRFKDSENVVLSALQVLIPLAEPASNVEILMSKTERCYSVVCRAVEAFSESEAVQEAGCCLLRKFTSESYFNILVLNGVHRAALRACLSYPDNGKIQAAALSCLAALTKTILENEDLKQTCSEEEDEGGKEDATDSNDEESLVWRDACCTALERHSDDAEVQEAACWALNGLLLYGSARSIYEEPKERPPVYIQVMTVMLVHSSCYGVFRAAAATLGTLIRRHSKMRSRLLASGIHYNIVELMKRHASSSEVCESACRLLYTLFQGGRSVNLDEGTMALGQILIVMKDHNFQPEVQLEGLKASLVLLNPDLSLREHGVSIADPDMMDVSLRVLKNQCVVEEAHTVYLQALNRFISSEDIQEFGLAVLTTLADCSGAVDVMCQQGAIDTVLHTLQMFPQKSKIHYWGLSLLFHLISKKKLSHMMVPVLVSVLIASLRQHRGSAEMRLKAFQVIWKLLDTCSGTAAELEKEGFEKDIFQQLRESSPDYRYDLKLSCLCLSRMVVDSEIHYRMLERACEEGDVVMAECLIQLGADVNKKTKTESLIYQVCERGGPLALVEVLLSSGVHEQQLRGALSVCVRRRDSPVVILLLARLGLDPTNSALCLGGFRLGHLEAVWLSALLSEHRDPPTAQKRNSKGQWLARQIQSLQKEHVGVNTSEYFSDDESDESFHTSLDGSVFFTLEDMESDGSDSPSSGRTYCDSPEDLRGRSNMRQQDRSRPDLSEGSNSDPNLSHSFKKRLESRKGKTQRALLFSESSSPGALLSNVDRDHIRLLDLSGNELDSLSCLMDEGSVQQQLEHLLRLDLSSNSLAEFPSALCQSLRSLTRLDLQGNQLQSLPAGLLSLPSLNTLNVSRNSVGPELCLDPHVCCPSLRQLNLSFNHITVFPYSLSQVMENLEELSLEGNQISELSLPLCLAEMKVFDISKNKLTVISDGLLSACTKLETFNASVNHLSCLLHLPSKITTLKLSQNNFESVPESITSLPNLRSVDMRNNSIKVLPGPASWASANLRELIFSENQISVLDLREPVYKWIRLEKLHLSDNRLTELPPQIGLLEELTSLDVSGNSGLRSFPDEMGKLVRLWDLPLDRLQLQLDLKHIGNKTKDIVRHFQHRLKKAVPYFRMKLIVVGNAGSGKTTLIQQLMKLKRSQFYFDLHSTSITVRDWTIRDRDRKNMLLNVWDFSGGEEYSGFHSQFMSSRALYLVLYDLSKGASELDTIRPWLFNIKALAPVAPVILVGTHLDVCDDDLVQECVFKIQEEVLSQPLFPTIRERHMLCACEESDSISRLRKAIAREAGSFKIQGQPVMGQLVPDCYVELERRLVQERSRVPVEFPVLRHQRLLQLIEESQLLLEEGELAHAVRFLSETGVLLHFDDPALQLRDLYFINPQWLCNTISQMLSQESLYERGVMQRSGVKKFLSESLCFPKGHLMHYFRLLEKFLIALPLGEEQLLVHCGLSDHKPLIEIPHCENSEIIVRVYEMPYYPMGFWSRLISQLLEVSTFMLQGREKALRPNRNYWRTGVYLNWSTEAYYLVEAFSVVNSPASFVRITVPCSRKGHVLLGQVVDHIDSVLEEWFPGLLNTDIQGDGETLLKKWAFYSFDDTQDWNKMLLQDLLKHSDKNGLLVNSEDPRFTIPTSQICPDLMLSDQPASIMLDPEELEMDLSNEYLLGNGGFGSVYRAIYKNEDVAMKIFNKHASELYVHRLVRQELAVLGRLHHPSLVDLLAVGSSPYVLVMEMAPCGSLDSLFEHENCSLNRKLQHRIALQVADGLRYLHSSMIIYRDLKPHNVLLFNLKTDSEMIAKLTDYGIAQYCCSMGLKSSEGTPGFRAPEVARGNVIYNVQADVYSFGLLLYDLLTCGERISDGLKFPSEFDEIAVQGKLLDPVKHYRCSPWPGFQNLMKECLRETPESRPTSAQVFDCLNSGKMLCLISELTLPGLSCECFTVSCPSGGLGGGVNGGAGAHVWTGGGSSSQKLGFVTCVNVETEKHSTQEIDQSPVLCLVTVKVPGEVHDWLVAGTQSGSLVVLDARNIKVLHCLQRAKDAVTSLFFHTPSQRSCLKNYLLVGTADGMLVIYEDSVIKCADGAPVKLVQVGNVNTPLMCLAPSGHYQDRTTLWAGCGTRVLSLTVDYDISKSIDTRSTFYHQQHLASSEACISRLVVEKFVYLSKNGGHSVEVWDKKTGKLIDFINCVQLLGKAKAVSLDSSKESLSARVKALLVQYNGTLWIGTASGHILLVDLSTHHLLQVINSGCHSVRTMASVLIETQGQKSVILMLGRRIHMSQEKIQSQSDKDAVLMMWSSSLSQEVKDLNRHCELREKITYKLQEQAYD
- the lrrk2 gene encoding leucine-rich repeat serine/threonine-protein kinase 2 isoform X1 — translated: MVNKEDLEKNLKKLLVRLKNNLEEGQQLGSMLQIIQDLLFLAHADECAEELFKDKDVHKPLVLLLSSCCNSKLQQVGWSLLCRLMEICPDTLDKLVPPGQAGKDWEVLGVHQQILNMLTLHQKDLRVVMVGLRALALLLRSDELMLLVLEEDMDVFELVVEAMKAFPHSEELQFQGCSALSMLLQRVPEEHQVEFMEKKDHAVVLNVLQRFKDSENVVLSALQVLIPLAEPASNVEILMSKTERCYSVVCRAVEAFSESEAVQEAGCCLLRKFTSESYFNILVLNGVHRAALRACLSYPDNGKIQAAALSCLAALTKTILENEDLKQTCSEEEDEGGKEDATDSNDEESLVWRDACCTALERHSDDAEVQEAACWALNGLLLYGSARSIYEEPKERPPVYIQVMTVMLVHSSCYGVFRAAAATLGTLIRRHSKMRSRLLASGIHYNIVELMKRHASSSEVCESACRLLYTLFQGGRSVNLDEGTMALGQILIVMKDHNFQPEVQLEGLKASLVLLNPDLSLREHGVSIADPDMMDVSLRVLKNQCVVEEAHTVYLQALNRFISSEDIQEFGLAVLTTLADCSGAVDVMCQQGAIDTVLHTLQMFPQKSKIHYWGLSLLFHLISKKKLSHMMVPVLVSVLIASLRQHRGSAEMRLKAFQVIWKLLDTCSGTAAELEKEGFEKDIFQQLRESSPDYRYDLKLSCLCLSRMVVDSEIHYRMLERACEEGDVVMAECLIQLGADVNKKTKTESLIYQVCERGGPLALVEVLLSSGVHEQQLRGALSVCVRRRDSPVVILLLARLGLDPTNSALCLGGFRLGHLEAVWLSALLSEHRDPPTAQKRNSKGQWLARQIQSLQKEHVGVNTSEYFSDDESDESFHTSLDGSVFFTLEDMESDGSDSPSSGRTYCDSPEDLRGRSNMRQQDRSRPDLSEGSNSDPNLSHSFKKRLESRKGKTQRALLFSESSSPGALLSNVDRDHIRLLDLSGNELDSLSCLMDEGSVQQQLEHLLRLDLSSNSLAEFPSALCQSLRSLTRLDLQGNQLQSLPAGLLSLPSLNTLNVSRNSVGPELCLDPHVCCPSLRQLNLSFNHITVFPYSLSQVMENLEELSLEGNQISELSLPLCLAEMKVFDISKNKLTVISDGLLSACTKLETFNASVNHLSCLLHLPSKITTLKLSQNNFESVPESITSLPNLRSVDMRNNSIKVLPGPASWASANLRELIFSENQISVLDLREPVYKWIRLEKLHLSDNRLTELPPQIGLLEELTSLDVSGNSGLRSFPDEMGKLVRLWDLPLDRLQLQLDLKHIGNKTKDIVRHFQHRLKKAVPYFRMKLIVVGNAGSGKTTLIQQLMKLKRSQFYFDLHSTSITVRDWTIRDRDRKNMLLNVWDFSGGEEYSGFHSQFMSSRALYLVLYDLSKGASELDTIRPWLFNIKALAPVAPVILVGTHLDVCDDDLVQECVFKIQEEVLSQPLFPTIRERHMLCACEESDSISRLRKAIAREAGSFKIQGQPVMGQLVPDCYVELERRLVQERSRVPVEFPVLRHQRLLQLIEESQLLLEEGELAHAVRFLSETGVLLHFDDPALQLRDLYFINPQWLCNTISQMLSQESLYERGVMQRSGVKKFLSESLCFPKGHLMHYFRLLEKFLIALPLGEEQLLVHCGLSDHKPLIEIPHCENSEIIVRVYEMPYYPMGFWSRLISQLLEVSTFMLQGREKALRPNRNYWRTGVYLNWSTEAYYLVEAFSVVNSPASFVRITVPCSRKGHVLLGQVVDHIDSVLEEWFPGLLNTDIQGDGETLLKKWAFYSFDDTQDWNKMLLQDLLKHSDKNGLLVNSEDPRFTIPTSQICPDLMLSDQPASIMLDPEELEMDLSNEYLLGNGGFGSVYRAIYKNEDVAMKIFNKHASELYVHRLVRQELAVLGRLHHPSLVDLLAVGSSPYVLVMEMAPCGSLDSLFEHENCSLNRKLQHRIALQVADGLRYLHSSMIIYRDLKPHNVLLFNLKTDSEMIAKLTDYGIAQYCCSMGLKSSEGTPGFRAPEVARGNVIYNVQADVYSFGLLLYDLLTCGERISDGLKFPSEFDEIAVQGKLLDPVKHYRCSPWPGFQNLMKECLRETPESRPTSAQVFDCLNSGKMLCLISELTLPGLSCECFTVSCPSGGLGGGVNGGAGAHVWTGGGSSSQKLGFVTCVNVETEKHSTQEIDQSPVLCLVTVKVPGEVHDWLVAGTQSGSLVVLDARNIKVLHCLQRAKDAVTSLFFHTPSQRSCLKNYLLVGTADGMLVIYEDSVIKCADGAPVKLVQVGNVNTPLMCLAPSGHYQDRTTLWAGCGTRVLSLTVDYDISKSIDTRSTFYHQQHLASSEACISRLVVEKFVYLSKNGGHSVEVWDKKTGKLIDFINCVQLLGKAKAVSLDSSKESLSARVKALLVQYNGTLWIGTASGHILLVDLSTHHLLQVINSGCHSVRTMASVLIETQGQKSVILMLGRRIHMSQEKIQSQSDKDAVLMMWSSSLSQEVKDLNRHCELREKITYKLQEQAYD